DNA from Thermoplasmata archaeon:
TCCTCAGCCTCGTCTGCCTCGCCCTCGCGCCCGACTCGGCCGCCGTCCTGTACGGCATGCCGTCCCAGGGCGTCGTCGTCGTTCGGGCGGACTCGACGGCGAAGGCGAAGGTCCTCGACATCTTGCGACGGATGGAACGGTAGCGATGGAACTCCAAGTCCTCACGAAGAAGGACAACCCGCACCTGAAGCGGGTCGAGGTGACGTTCAAGGCGATCCACAAGGCCGAGCCGACACCGACGCGGGACGCGCTCCGCGCGTTCCTCGCGCGGGAGCTGAAGGCGACGAAGGACATCGTCGTGATCGACTCCCAAGCGTCGTCGTTCGGCCGGTACGAGACGCACGGATACGCGAAAGTCTACAAGTCGAAGGAGGAGGCGCTCTCCGTCGAGCGGAAGCACATCCTCGTCCGGAACAAG
Protein-coding regions in this window:
- the rps24e gene encoding 30S ribosomal protein S24e; the protein is MELQVLTKKDNPHLKRVEVTFKAIHKAEPTPTRDALRAFLARELKATKDIVVIDSQASSFGRYETHGYAKVYKSKEEALSVERKHILVRNK